The following coding sequences are from one Nicotiana tomentosiformis chromosome 3, ASM39032v3, whole genome shotgun sequence window:
- the LOC104087660 gene encoding NAC domain-containing protein 90-like, with amino-acid sequence MSTLPVRRGCIMGVRFHPTEAELINFLKRFLKGEPLPSECHNFQLADIYGDQPPWEIFGASDHPEEKVRFFFTRLKKQKSEHTRVRRTCANGTWKGQTSIDPIKNGKGTVVGFRRCFKFQTSRSKEGEYNKIWLMKEYSVRDDFFRENSIPKEDIVVCRIKKNIRAEKNYGVTMEEQDVAKIIEAMLHEPDEDYCTTVQPAPICQAENQVMDETQKMNEHNNSSYINDCSNYQEEIYWADDVLLDIDDFGDII; translated from the coding sequence ATGTCGACGTTACCTGTACGCCGTGGGTGTATCATGGGTGTTCGGTTTCACCCAACTGAAGCAGAATTGATCAACTTTCTGAAAAGGTTCCTAAAGGGCGAGCCTTTACCGAGTGAATGCCATAATTTCCAACTTGCCGATATCTATGGAGACCAACCACCATGGGAGATATTTGGAGCTTCTGATCATCCCGAAGAGAAGGTTCGCTTTTTTTTTACTCGGTTGAAGAAGCAGAAGAGCGAACATACAAGGGTACGTCGAACTTGCGCCAACGGGACATGGAAAGGCCAAACAAGTATTGATCCTATCAAGAATGGTAAGGGAACTGTGGTTGGGTTTAGAAGATGTTTCAAGTTTCAAACTAGTCGTAGTAAAGAAGGAGAGTATAATAAAATTTGGCTGATGAAAGAATATTCCGTCCGGGATGATTTCTTTAGAGAAAACAGTATTCCTAAGGAGGATATTGTTGTGTGCCGAATCAAGAAGAATATAAGAGCTGAGAAAAATTATGGGGTAACTATGGAGGAACAAGATGTTGCCAAAATAATCGAAGCTATGTTGCATGAACCTGATGAAGATTACTGCACAACAGTACAACCAGCACCAATTTGTCAAGCTGAAAATCAAGTCATGGACGAGACTCAGAAGATGAACGAACATAATAATAGCAGCTATATTAATGACTGCTCCAACTACCAAGAAGAGATCTATTGGGCTGATGATGTGCTCCTAGATATTGACGATTTTGGTGATATAATTTGA